One part of the Oenanthe melanoleuca isolate GR-GAL-2019-014 chromosome 26, OMel1.0, whole genome shotgun sequence genome encodes these proteins:
- the KCNC4 gene encoding potassium voltage-gated channel subfamily C member 4 isoform X2: MISSVCVSSYRGRKSGNKPPSKTCLKEEMGKGEESDKITINVGGTRHETYKSTLRTLPGTRLAWLADPDAQSNFDFDGKSNEFFFDRHPGIFSYVLNYYRTGKLHCPADICGPLFEEELTYWGIDETDVEPCCWMTYRQHRDAEEALDIFESPEPGGGAAGEEPEEEAGREMALQRLGMDDRPPGAAGAAGGGGCCRNWQPRMWALFEDPYSSKAARVVAFASLFFILVSITTFCLETHEAFNIDVNVTETLVVGNTTRVLLTRKVETEPVLTYIEGVCVLWFTLEFLVRVVCCPDKLLFVKNLLNIIDFVAILPFYLEVGLSGLSSKAARDVLGFLRVVRFVRILRIFKLTRHFVGLRVLGHTLRASTNEFLLLVIFLALGVLIFATMIYYAERIGAKTSDPTGSDHTHFKNIPIGFWWAVVTMTTLGYGDMYPKTWSGMVVGALCALAGVLTIAMPVPVIVNNFGMYYSLAMAKQKLPKKKKKHIPRPAPLDSPTYGKSGENSPRNSTQSDTCPLAVEEGAPERKRSGSQQNGDANVALPDEEQPPSPEPRRRSSDRSQKPSPCFLLPSGDFCAADGGIQKDSCQDTLASSYPQGEVVTFS; the protein is encoded by the exons ATGATCAGCTCGGTGTGTGTCTCCTCCTACCGTGGACGCAAGTCTGGGAACAAACCACCCTCCAAAACATGCCTGAAGGAAGAGATGGGCAAAGGGGAAGAGTCGGACAAGATCACCATCAATGTAGGGGGCACCCGGCATGAGACCTACAAAAGCACGCTGCGGACTCTGCCGGGCACCCGCCTGGCCTGGCTGGCCGACCCCGACGCCCAGAGCAACTTTGACTTTGATGGGAAAAGCAACGAGTTCTTCTTCGACCGCCACCCGGGGATCTTCTCCTACGTGCTCAACTACTACCGCACCGGGAAGCTGCACTGCCCCGCGGACATCTGCGGGCCCCTCTTCGAGGAGGAGCTCACCTACTGGGGCATCGACGAGACCGACGtggagccctgctgctggatgaCCTACCGGCAGCACCGCGACGCCGAGGAGGCCCTGGACATCTTCGAGAGCCCCGAGCCCGGCGGAGGGGCTGCGGGAGAGGAGCCCGAAGAGGAAGCGGGGAGGGAGATGGCCCTCCAGCGCCTGGGCATGGATGACAGACCCCCAGGGGCAGCGGGCGCTGCTGGAGGAGGGGGCTGCTGCCGGAACTGGCAGCCCAGGATGTGGGCGCTCTTTGAGGATCCCTACTCGTCCAAGGCGGCCAGG GTGGTCGCTTTCGCCTCGCTTTTCTTCATCCTGGTCTCCATCACGACCTTCTGCCTGGAGACACACGAGGCCTTCAACATCGACGTCAACGTGACGGAGACGCTGGTGGTGGGCAACACCACGCGGGTGCTGCTGACGCGCAAGGTGGAGACGGAGCCCGTCCTCACCTACATCGAGGGCGTCTGCGTGCTCTGGTTCACCCTCGAGTTCCTGGTCCGCGTCGTCTGCTGCCCGGACAAGCTCCTCTTCGTCAAAAACCTCCTCAACATCATTGACTTCGTGGCCATCCTGCCCTTCTACCTGGAGGTGGGGCTCAGCGGTTTGTCCTCCAAGGCCGCGCGGGACGTGCTGGGCTTCCTGCGCGTGGTGCGCTTCGTGCGCATCCTGCGCATCTTCAAGCTGACGCGGCACTTCGTGGGGCTGCGCGTGCTGGGCCACACGCTGCGCGCCAGCACCAACGAGTTCCTGCTGCTCGTCATCTTCCTGGCCCTGGGCGTCTTGATTTTCGCCACCATGATCTACTACGCCGAGCGCATCGGCGCCAAGACGTCCGACCCCACCGGCAGCGACCACACTCACTTTAAGAACATCCCCATCGGGTTCTGGTGGGCTGTCGTCACCATGACCACGCTGGGGTACGGTGACATGTACCCCAAAACGTGGTCAGGGATGGTGGTGGGCGCCCTGTGCGCCCTGGCTGGGGTGCTGACCATCGCCATGCCCGTGCCCGTCATCGTCAACAACTTTGGGATGTACTATTCGCTGGCCATGGCCAAGCAGAAGCTgccaaagaagaagaaaaagcatatACCCCGTCCTGCGCCCCTGGACTCCCCCACCTACGGCAAATCCGGGGAGAACTCGCCCAGGAACAGCACCCAGAGCGAcacctgccctctggcagtagAGGAGGGGGCACCTGAGCGGAAGCGgtcag gctcccAGCAGAACGGCGATGCCAACGTGGCGCTGCCGGACGAGGAGCAGCCGCCGTCCCCGGAGCCGCGGCGCCGCTCCAGCGACCGGAGCcagaaaccctccccctgcttCCTGCTGCCCTCGGGGGatttctgtgcagctgatgGGGGCATCCAGAAAG ATTCCTGCCAGGACACCCTCGCTTCCAGTTACCCCCAGGGTGAGGTGGTCACCTtctcctga
- the KCNC4 gene encoding potassium voltage-gated channel subfamily C member 4 isoform X1: protein MQGSIFPARFSLGLQALPLVQLRVLWVWSSARIRPWTLWSCSPSWSRFFLVSHLRAPLPPPPTPSSSPRGREHAVGISHPPKSMISSVCVSSYRGRKSGNKPPSKTCLKEEMGKGEESDKITINVGGTRHETYKSTLRTLPGTRLAWLADPDAQSNFDFDGKSNEFFFDRHPGIFSYVLNYYRTGKLHCPADICGPLFEEELTYWGIDETDVEPCCWMTYRQHRDAEEALDIFESPEPGGGAAGEEPEEEAGREMALQRLGMDDRPPGAAGAAGGGGCCRNWQPRMWALFEDPYSSKAARVVAFASLFFILVSITTFCLETHEAFNIDVNVTETLVVGNTTRVLLTRKVETEPVLTYIEGVCVLWFTLEFLVRVVCCPDKLLFVKNLLNIIDFVAILPFYLEVGLSGLSSKAARDVLGFLRVVRFVRILRIFKLTRHFVGLRVLGHTLRASTNEFLLLVIFLALGVLIFATMIYYAERIGAKTSDPTGSDHTHFKNIPIGFWWAVVTMTTLGYGDMYPKTWSGMVVGALCALAGVLTIAMPVPVIVNNFGMYYSLAMAKQKLPKKKKKHIPRPAPLDSPTYGKSGENSPRNSTQSDTCPLAVEEGAPERKRSGSQQNGDANVALPDEEQPPSPEPRRRSSDRSQKPSPCFLLPSGDFCAADGGIQKDSCQDTLASSYPQGEVVTFS, encoded by the exons ATGCAAGGCTCGATTTTTCCAGCTCGGTTTTCCCTCGGGCTCCAGGCTCTCCCGCTGGTGCAGCTCCGGGTGCTTTGGGTGTGGAGCTCGGCCAGGATCCGGCCCTGGACGCTGTGGAGTTGCagtcccagctggagcaggttttTCTTGGTG tcCCATCTCCGTGCTCCTCTCCCGCCTCCGCCGACCCCCAGCTCCTCGCCCCGAGGAAGGGAGCACGCTGTGGGCATCTCCCATCCACCGAAATCTATGATCAGCTCGGTGTGTGTCTCCTCCTACCGTGGACGCAAGTCTGGGAACAAACCACCCTCCAAAACATGCCTGAAGGAAGAGATGGGCAAAGGGGAAGAGTCGGACAAGATCACCATCAATGTAGGGGGCACCCGGCATGAGACCTACAAAAGCACGCTGCGGACTCTGCCGGGCACCCGCCTGGCCTGGCTGGCCGACCCCGACGCCCAGAGCAACTTTGACTTTGATGGGAAAAGCAACGAGTTCTTCTTCGACCGCCACCCGGGGATCTTCTCCTACGTGCTCAACTACTACCGCACCGGGAAGCTGCACTGCCCCGCGGACATCTGCGGGCCCCTCTTCGAGGAGGAGCTCACCTACTGGGGCATCGACGAGACCGACGtggagccctgctgctggatgaCCTACCGGCAGCACCGCGACGCCGAGGAGGCCCTGGACATCTTCGAGAGCCCCGAGCCCGGCGGAGGGGCTGCGGGAGAGGAGCCCGAAGAGGAAGCGGGGAGGGAGATGGCCCTCCAGCGCCTGGGCATGGATGACAGACCCCCAGGGGCAGCGGGCGCTGCTGGAGGAGGGGGCTGCTGCCGGAACTGGCAGCCCAGGATGTGGGCGCTCTTTGAGGATCCCTACTCGTCCAAGGCGGCCAGG GTGGTCGCTTTCGCCTCGCTTTTCTTCATCCTGGTCTCCATCACGACCTTCTGCCTGGAGACACACGAGGCCTTCAACATCGACGTCAACGTGACGGAGACGCTGGTGGTGGGCAACACCACGCGGGTGCTGCTGACGCGCAAGGTGGAGACGGAGCCCGTCCTCACCTACATCGAGGGCGTCTGCGTGCTCTGGTTCACCCTCGAGTTCCTGGTCCGCGTCGTCTGCTGCCCGGACAAGCTCCTCTTCGTCAAAAACCTCCTCAACATCATTGACTTCGTGGCCATCCTGCCCTTCTACCTGGAGGTGGGGCTCAGCGGTTTGTCCTCCAAGGCCGCGCGGGACGTGCTGGGCTTCCTGCGCGTGGTGCGCTTCGTGCGCATCCTGCGCATCTTCAAGCTGACGCGGCACTTCGTGGGGCTGCGCGTGCTGGGCCACACGCTGCGCGCCAGCACCAACGAGTTCCTGCTGCTCGTCATCTTCCTGGCCCTGGGCGTCTTGATTTTCGCCACCATGATCTACTACGCCGAGCGCATCGGCGCCAAGACGTCCGACCCCACCGGCAGCGACCACACTCACTTTAAGAACATCCCCATCGGGTTCTGGTGGGCTGTCGTCACCATGACCACGCTGGGGTACGGTGACATGTACCCCAAAACGTGGTCAGGGATGGTGGTGGGCGCCCTGTGCGCCCTGGCTGGGGTGCTGACCATCGCCATGCCCGTGCCCGTCATCGTCAACAACTTTGGGATGTACTATTCGCTGGCCATGGCCAAGCAGAAGCTgccaaagaagaagaaaaagcatatACCCCGTCCTGCGCCCCTGGACTCCCCCACCTACGGCAAATCCGGGGAGAACTCGCCCAGGAACAGCACCCAGAGCGAcacctgccctctggcagtagAGGAGGGGGCACCTGAGCGGAAGCGgtcag gctcccAGCAGAACGGCGATGCCAACGTGGCGCTGCCGGACGAGGAGCAGCCGCCGTCCCCGGAGCCGCGGCGCCGCTCCAGCGACCGGAGCcagaaaccctccccctgcttCCTGCTGCCCTCGGGGGatttctgtgcagctgatgGGGGCATCCAGAAAG ATTCCTGCCAGGACACCCTCGCTTCCAGTTACCCCCAGGGTGAGGTGGTCACCTtctcctga